Part of the Citrus sinensis cultivar Valencia sweet orange chromosome 2, DVS_A1.0, whole genome shotgun sequence genome, AACAGCTACTCCTAGTGTCGTTTAATATAggaaaaatatccaccgtctaCTTGATTTtgtccatttttttaaaaatacacaaatcttaatttttttagctgCGCTCCACCtgaacttataatttttttcacatttccaCCTCCATTTGCAAACCGTCAAGACGTTGCTGACGTCATAAGgctaaaatgataatttcactTGGGCTTaaaaaacgacgtcgtttaaGATCTGtaataagcaaaaaaaaaattatttcggTTTCAAGAACCCAAACAAAAGCTTTGATAAACTCGAAGCTCAAAGCTTAATTATTCTCTGGTCTCTACTCACCACATTCGCATTCATGGCTGCACAAGACACACAAATTGAGAGCGAAAATAAAGACTCAAAAGAACCCAAAAACTTGTTCGCACACTTtacaaacttattattttctgctccaatatttaataataagcAAGAGAGAAATAAAAGTGAAGGTGAAGAAAGAGAAGCTGCAGAAGCAAGCAAGAAACGAGAGGTGGTGAAATTTccgcttttaaaaaaataaaaaaagaaagaaagaaaaagcaaaggcAAAGCCAAAATCTTCTACTCTGAAAGTCATCGACCGTAGTCATGGCGGAAAACACAGAAATCGCTTCCAGTCccagaaaacaagaaaacaaaagcataCTCTCGCGGTTGCCGAAATTCCAACTCAATCTCCCTTTCTTCTTTAATCAACAACCTAAGAAAGCAGAAGAAACTGTTGTTTCTAAAGGGACTGCCAAAACGTCAACGGTTAGTGAAGCCGATGAAGGTAATGCTAGTAGTGTGAAGCCGAGCTTGGCTAGGTTTCCGGACGCCATGCGTCCGATTCTTCCGCCGCCGATTGAGCTCGAGGCCGAAGAGCCCGCCGGGCGGACTTCCAATCCTGTCCTTCTCTGGCAGGTTCGCTTTCTTCCGTCTGTTCCTGTTTGGCTCCCGAGAAAATGTGGGGTCCTTTTGTGTTGCGAGATTGCgagattttataatatttgtttaaaaaataaaatttttgaaaggatttaaagattttcagtttttatttaGGGCTACAATACTCACAAAGCTAATATTTTGACGTTTATTTAgggtaaatatgtaattttttatttttgggattaaaaagtaatttggACAAAATTTCGTTAGTTTTATTGACGGTTTGCAGACGGAGGtggaaatgtgaaaaaaattataagttcaGGTGGAGCGcagctaaaaaaattaggatttatgtatttttaaaaaagtggaCAAAATCAGGTGGACGGTagatattttccctttaatatATCACATCAATTGCAGTAGcgttaattattaatgatttgaattttgaagccacaacaaattaattatgggGAAATGGAGAGGAAGAGCTGGAgctatgtaataaatataatatggcAACAGCTAGCAATAAAAACGACGTTTATCGTCTAATTATTCACTACTTCTCAATTATTGATTGACATTATAATCAAAGGCCGActgttattaaattttttcactaAAGTAATTAAGGTAGctcatatttttcaattaattaaaagcaaTTATATTCCTAACGTAAAATAATCATCGAGAGCAAATAATCAGTAGAAAAATTAACGCTTGAAAGAGTTTGatgctttttaaaatatcaatggagtttgtatttatttaatcaaagaACAGGAACGTGGGTCTTTTTCCCCCACTAATAACTGTAGAAAAGCAACATTTATTAAAGCTTGAGTTGACGTACATACACTAATGAACTCATTTGCCTGTTTGTTGTGTTGTGTGGCGGTGTATGCGAGCAcgtgttgtgaaaattttaatatacttgCAAGCGTACGAATTTAGAGATAAAATAGTGATAACGAGGTCGATCCCACAaggattattataaattaaaaaatttaatttaaatctaaaattaatattaattctaacctagttgaCCAAATTAAgtttctaagaaaattaaaccaattaaactaaggaagcaattaaaataaaggagaattcaataagataaaaattactaAGGTTTTAAAATCCACCACTATttaactagtaattatctaattattaattaatccctaattttagagtgacaactcgaaatcagtctatgtcatctcataaatataacaattaagcccaaataattaaatctaatgtaggttctttttctaCTTAATAGTATGACATCTTAGCAtcccatgtaaacatattgaataataaatagtcaaagtttcctaagcactctatgtaaacaatttaatgaaagacatagaatcaaagataatcatgtataaactttataaatccaagcatagatttaatcgaatattaattctaacaatcaataatgcatgacagaattgatgaaagattttaataacattcaattaatcatgtgaaataaaaatcataatattaaaaaacatataaagagaattaaataaataaaaagataattattttattgaataggacTTCATCTTTAAcctcaatataaaaaaattagttaattatacTTAAAATGTgagcaacaaaagaaataaatacagCCATAAAAGTCGAACTACTGtagattttcttctttgtctcGGGTTTTCCTCCTCTGGCGGCTCCTCTCTCCAAAAGCCAAAACTCCCttttaataatctttaaaatGAGCCCCACCTCTTAAATGCTAAAGCCAAAAGGCTTGGCCTTTTACTTGATTTGCTCTCACACACGTCCTGGCCACTTAGAATTGCTAAAGGGCTCATTTTTCCAATTATAAAAGTCAAGTGTGGGTCCCTTCTTAAAGCTAAATCAATTTCTCTCCTTTGTCCGCGTGTACATGATGAATTAACTTGTTGAATTCAGTTCCTTGGCTTGATTTCCGCATGCATGTATGTCTAATTGCtttcaaaaatcaattaatctttaatgcttacaaattgaatttctttatgctctttttatccataatctctaattaattttctattcaataaaataatttaattaattaaaaataaaaataactaacaattaaataattaaagataaaatatgtatataaattatgttcaTCAGCACGTCGCCGTCTTGTGCAAAGCTAAATATCAACAACGTAAATACTACCTTATACAGCAATGCACGCGCTTTAAATAATTGACTATTACATagtaaatagtaaataaacatataattgGTTCCTGCATCTTCAATTCTGTGTCTTATTATTGACgttatttgataaaatgcaATGCTGTGAATATTTACCTGTATTACTATCATggttggttaaaaaaaaaaaagggttagGTGAGCGAGAAAGGAGATGATAAGCTAGGAGAATAAGAATTACCTGACAGAACAGGCTGGACGCCGTTGAGAATTACGGAGAAAGCGAGAAAAGGGCTGAGTTCAGCAACGGAGTCGGCGACGGTGGAGCCGCCAGTGAAGGCATAGCTCAAGACATTGCGCAGTATGAGGACAAGAATGGCCAGAATCACAGAGAGTGCGAGTGAAATTGAAGTTACCACGATCACTGAGAACTTACACGATTTTGGATGTGCTGCACCCAACTCATTGCCCACCCTAACACTGTACGTACGTGTGTATTTCACCAATTCAGCGCAAATAATTGTAACTAATTAGTGGAAAACACTAATAAATTACGTACCTTGCTGCCGCATTGAAACCCACAGCAATCATGAACACCCATCCAGCAATCGTCATGCTGCATTAGTGGACACATGTAATAGCATGCGGTTGCATTGAATTACTTTGGCAACATGATGCCGATGAGCATATTAAAGAGATTAAACAGACAAATAATTCGTATCTTACCAGATGGAGAGAGAGTCGAGCACAATTTCAGCATTATCGAGCAACCCAGCAATCAAAACAATGATCTGATAGTACCAAATCTCGAGGCACAACATTACAGCCGATGCTGTTGACAATTTCAGGAAGTCCCACAGCCCAGAAAACGCCTGTAAGCTAAACCCAGTCCATGTCTTTTTGCACCTTTCACTCAACAAAATGTACACAAATTGTGCCGCCACTATGATCTACCACGACAAACTTAACACCAACGATGCCCCTAGGAGTCCCCAGCCTAGCTTGAAAATCGCAACCCAACTTAAGAGCACATGCACCACAAGTGTTGCCGCTGAGATGTATGCACTTGGCGAGATTATGCTTTGTGCTTGTGGGAGCTTTTGTATGGGGAAATTGACGGCGTAGGCAAATATCTGTGGGATTAGACCGAAAACGAAGATTGCTGCTGCTGATGCAATGGCACTTGATTCCCCTAGCAGGAGCAAGATTTGTTTTGAGAATATGTAGATGACCATGAGTGGTATCCCAGTTGCCGTGAGTATGACTGCCGATCTTTGAAGATAAACGC contains:
- the LOC102614007 gene encoding LOW QUALITY PROTEIN: protein DETOXIFICATION 40 (The sequence of the model RefSeq protein was modified relative to this genomic sequence to represent the inferred CDS: substituted 1 base at 1 genomic stop codon), which encodes MLNNLVAMSTQIFCGHLGNLELAAVSLGNTGIQVFAYGLMLGMGSATETLCGQAYGAQKYDMLGVYLQRSAVILTATGIPLMVIYIFSKQILLLLGESSAIASAAAIFVFGLIPQIFAYAVNFPIQKLPQAQSIISPSAYISAATLVVHVLLSWVAIFKLGWGLLGASLVLSLSWXIIVAAQFVYILLSERCKKTWTGFSLQAFSGLWDFLKLSTASAVMLCLEIWYYQIIVLIAGLLDNAEIVLDSLSICMTIAGWVFMIAVGFNAAASVRVGNELGAAHPKSCKFSVIVVTSISLALSVILAILVLILRNVLSYAFTGGSTVADSVAELSPFLAFSVILNGVQPVLSGKYSQHCILSNNVNNKTQN